A window from Mya arenaria isolate MELC-2E11 chromosome 9, ASM2691426v1 encodes these proteins:
- the LOC128202950 gene encoding ubiquitin-conjugating enzyme E2 J2-like has product MSSKRVNTTATARLRQDYMRIMKDPVPYVKAVPLPSNILEWHYVVTGPENSPYEGGTYHGKLVFPREFPFKPPSIYMITPNGRFKCNTRLCLSISDFHPDTWNPAWSVSTILTGMLSFMLEKTPTLGSLETSDYTVSI; this is encoded by the exons ATGTCTTCAAAGAGAGTAAACACAACTGCCACTGCCCGGCTAAGGCAGGATTACATGCGGATCATGAAAGACCCAGTTCCCTATGTGAAGGCTGTTCCTCTTCCATCAAACATTCTAGAATG GCACTATGTAGTAACTGGTCCTGAAAACTCACCTTATGAGG GGGGCACTTACCACGGGAAGCTGGTTTTCCCAAGGGAATTTCCGTTCAAGCCTCCAAGTATATACATGATCACCCCAAATGGAAGATTCAAGTGTAACACAAG GTTGTGTTTGAGCATCAGTGATTTCCATCCTGATACCTGGAACCCAGCTTGGTCTGTGTCCACAATCCTGACTGGCATGCTCAGTTTCATG ctGGAGAAAACCCCTACCCTTGGTAGCCTGGAGACTTCTGATTACACAGTGAGTATTTGA